The nucleotide window CAGATACTCGCAGATCATCCCGTTCCTTTCGCATACGCACCATGGCTTTAATAACTCCATGACGGATAGGAATAGAACAGAATTTTAAACTCATTTTTAGTATATCCCAAGAATCTTCCGTCACTGTTTGGGAAAATAACCAAGGTATATACCGGCGCGTGGAATTGGGCAAATAATTATCAACCATGTGGTCGTACATCGTTCCGTAAATACGACTGCCGTATTTTTTAAGTGCTTTTTCTACTGTTTTGCGATAGATCCCATTTCCCATTAACAACAATAAATCATGAACAAATCGGCGATCCTGCGTCTTCCCAGCACTTTTGATAGCCTGCTTCACTACTGATGGGTGCTCATTATTGAGCAACTGCTTAATAAAATGAGCTCGGTCATAATTATATACCACTCCCAGAACCTTAGCAGCTTGTTTACGAAGCTCATGAGCATAATCACCCTCAAATGATAAGGCCTCTCGCAGTAACTCATCCGTTATCAATTCATATTCACTATGCTCTCCATCTTCGGCAATTAATCCTATAGCAACCGCTCTAATTCGGGCATCTTCGTGGTGCAATCCTACCTCAAGCTTTTCCCTGACCTCTCCTTCATAAAACTGATATACATATCGCAGGGCCTCAATTCGTACATCAGGATTATCGTCATACACCAATTCAATGACCTCATCTACAAAATCCCCCCTTCCTTTCCGGCGAAGCATCTCCAACAGTTTTATTCGCACTTTACTATCGGGATGATGAACATGGTCTACCAACAGATCCGAATTTACCTGTACATCTTTGCTCATTATCGCTTCGAATGCCCAAAGAATATCCTCTTCGTGATCACTTTTGAGAAGTTCCCTTATTGTTTCTGCGGATGTTTTTTCGGGCACCCTTTTCGACTTATTATGCTTTTCCCATTTGCGACCAATTTTTCTTTTTAGATTATTTCGATAGACATCAATATACGAGTTGCCCGCCATTTTGGCGATAACAACCCAAGCAACCAACAATATGATGACGACAACTGAAATGCCCTGAACATTTAAGTTAAGACCAAACGTCAATCCCAGGAGCAGTATTCCCGTTATGCCTTGCGCCCCGTGATCTACAAATAGATCAATAAATACTTTGACCCTGTTTTTGAGCTTTCGTGGCAGCGGGACAAACAGAAGTTCGCGGCCCGTACGGTCAATAGAATGCTTGAGCGTTTGATCTATGCCACGACTCATAGTACCGGCCACTAATCCCGGTATAAGCAACATACCCCCGGCGCTAATCAACAAGGCCAAAGGCAATAATAACAGAGAACCGGAAACGCCATATTTTTTTGTGAATATCGTCCCTATAAATAACTGGATGAGCAACGCTATCAGGCTAACCCGGCCGTAAAACTTTCCCATAAAACTGGTTAAAGCCGCTTCGGTTGTAAAAGCAGCCTCGGCCACCGTTTTAAACTGGTAGTCAATCAGTGTTGTTACCATCACCGTAACTGCGATAAGAGCCACAATTAACAGCAAATGATTATGTGACAAGATCTCTTTCAGCGGATTTACAGACACTGATTCATCAACCTTAGAATAATCCTCTTTGTCTATCTCCAAGGCACCTTTCTTGCTATTATTTTTCAGAATAACCCACACCATTGGGATCGTTACAATCATCGTAATAGCAGAGATTAACAACAGAGATTCGGGGCGCAATGCCAATTGGTTAATGAATACAGCTGTTAGCTCTCCACCCGTGAAGCCCCCTGCAATAGCCCCAAGACTTAAAAAGCCAAAAATCTTTTTGGATTGCACTGAGTTAAAAATGGTATTGGCAAATAACCAGAACTGGGAGGTGATCAATACGCTGTAAATACTAACCCAGATATAGAAACCGTAATACAGCCAGGCACTACTCATTTCTATGAAGAACCAAATCACGATAAGATTAGCAGCTAAAAAAAGCGTTATAGCTGACACGACCCATCCCACAGAGTGCCGCTTGGAAAGACGTGAATAGCCAATAGAAATAGGAATAACGGCTATAGCTGTTAACATAAATACAAACGGTAGGTTGTATGCACCCACTTGCTCAAGAAATAGGCTATCACGCACTGGCTTGAGCAAGTACAGCGTATTAAGCAGTACAAAATTGTACACAAACATTAATAGGGCTTGTGTTTTAATTTCAGGCTCAAGCGTAAAGAGCGCCCTAAAATCCTTCCCGATGTTTCCGATACTCATACTGACAATGGAATTCTAAGTTCGTAAAGACCAAAGCTATTAACTTTGTTTATAAAACACTAAACAAAGTTAATAGTATTCCTTTATACTGTTGTTTTGTATTACCTATCAGCATAATAAAAGCCCTACCCGTATATCAGGTAAGGCTTTACAAAAACTTGAGCAACGGTATTTAGGATATTATCAGATATGGTTAAAGCGATTTTTAACGGCTTTATTCAACGCTTCGCGATGGTTGGGATGGGCAATACTAATGAGCGCTTTCGCTCGGTCGCGCAGATTTTTGCCATAAAGGTTTGCCGCCCCATACTCTGTAACTACATAGTGAACATGCGCCCTTGTCGTTACCACTCCGGCGCCCTGCTTGAGATGTGGCACAATTTTACTTTCTCCCTTATTTGTGGTGGATGGCAGAGCAATGATTGGCTTCCCCCCTGTACTGAGTGACGCGCCTCGTATAAAATCCATTTGCCCACCTACCCCCGAATAATGATAGGTTCCAATGGAATCCGCACAAACCTGGCCGGTAATATCAACTTCCACTGCACTATTAATAGCTGTTACTTTGGGATTTCGACGGATCACTGCCGTATCATTTACATACTCCACATCAAGCATGGCAATCATGGGATTATCATCCACAAAATCATATAATGCCTGACTTCCCATCACAAAACTGGCTACAATTTTTTCGGGATGTGTTGCTTTTTCCTTTCCATTAATGACTCCTTTCTCTACCAAGTCCATCACGCCATCCGAAAACATCTCGG belongs to Fodinibius sp. Rm-B-1B1-1 and includes:
- a CDS encoding Npt1/Npt2 family nucleotide transporter, with product MSIGNIGKDFRALFTLEPEIKTQALLMFVYNFVLLNTLYLLKPVRDSLFLEQVGAYNLPFVFMLTAIAVIPISIGYSRLSKRHSVGWVVSAITLFLAANLIVIWFFIEMSSAWLYYGFYIWVSIYSVLITSQFWLFANTIFNSVQSKKIFGFLSLGAIAGGFTGGELTAVFINQLALRPESLLLISAITMIVTIPMVWVILKNNSKKGALEIDKEDYSKVDESVSVNPLKEILSHNHLLLIVALIAVTVMVTTLIDYQFKTVAEAAFTTEAALTSFMGKFYGRVSLIALLIQLFIGTIFTKKYGVSGSLLLLPLALLISAGGMLLIPGLVAGTMSRGIDQTLKHSIDRTGRELLFVPLPRKLKNRVKVFIDLFVDHGAQGITGILLLGLTFGLNLNVQGISVVVIILLVAWVVIAKMAGNSYIDVYRNNLKRKIGRKWEKHNKSKRVPEKTSAETIRELLKSDHEEDILWAFEAIMSKDVQVNSDLLVDHVHHPDSKVRIKLLEMLRRKGRGDFVDEVIELVYDDNPDVRIEALRYVYQFYEGEVREKLEVGLHHEDARIRAVAIGLIAEDGEHSEYELITDELLREALSFEGDYAHELRKQAAKVLGVVYNYDRAHFIKQLLNNEHPSVVKQAIKSAGKTQDRRFVHDLLLLMGNGIYRKTVEKALKKYGSRIYGTMYDHMVDNYLPNSTRRYIPWLFSQTVTEDSWDILKMSLKFCSIPIRHGVIKAMVRMRKERDDLRVSDEIISQNVIREIGRYSKLVKAHEVHQKSRVPLTENANEILEYEVDQTFENIFRLLSLNNDINDIENAYKAIVGNDANLKANAIEFIENLISWDIRKVLIPILEAYNTGRIPDNNFNSSINSAEKAMHFFREICHPELEEELEHKGFSKISVSEEQRPDHVKIPLRSER